The Nitrososphaerales archaeon genomic interval GAGGAAAGAAATTGCTACATACGAATTTTGCGAGATGTTTGGTAAAACTCTTAATGCATCATCGTTCCTGTATTGGGCAAGTAAAAACAACATTCCGGTTTTTGTGCCTGGAATAATGGATGGTGCAATTGGCAGTCAGATATGGTTGTTTGCCCAAAGACATCGTGACTTCAAAATAAATCTTATAAGGGATTCTGATAAATTATCAGAACTTGTATTTGATGCTGAAAGATCCGGCGCATTAATGATCGGTGGCGGTATATCGAAGCATCATACACTTTGGTGGAATCAGTTTAGAGGCGGATTAGATTATGCCGTGTACATAACAACAGCGCCAGAGTACGACGGCAGTCTTAGCGGTGCGCTGGTAAGAGAAGCGATCTCTTGGGGTAAGGTTAAGAAGAGGGCGAAACAAACAACAATAAATGGAGAGGCAACCATAGTGGTACCATTTCTATTTGCCGCAATGCTCAAGAAATTTAATGCGGTGTAGTTGTTCATTGCGTTTATCCGGAAAATCAAAGATCCCAATCATCGGCGTATTGTTTAAATATGATTAGGTTTACCTAATTAGGTTGACCTAAGCACGATAGATTATGACATCCCAGGATTCCATAAACGAATCAAGGAAGCAAATTTCTGGCAACAATAAGGAGGTTAGAAAGATACAGTTCACGGGACGCTCAACATATCAGCTCTCTTTGCCTAAAAAATGGATAAAAGAAATGAATCTTAAACCAGGTGATTCTGTTACAATAGTACGACAGTTTAACAATTCATTATGCATAATGCCAAACATCCTTAGAGATATCGGAGAAAATTACGAGGCCATGATTAGTATTGGAGCTTATGAGAGTAATAGTTCACTTGCTAGAAAATTAATTTCTGTATACTTACAGGGTTATAATATAATACATGTAAGGTGTAGGGAACGATTAACACAGAGACATAAGGATGCTGTAAAATCCATACTAAAACACCTTGTAGGAGCAGAGATGATGTCCGATTCCACAAATCATTTTACTGTTCAGGTGATGATGAGTCTAACGCCAGTTACAATGAGTAGTATCGTTAGGCGAATGATGGTTATAACTTCTTCAATGTTTAGGAATGTGTTGCATGCTGCGATGAATTCTGATTGGCAGCTTGCTAAACTAGTATCAAGTACAGATGACGAAATAGATAGGTTCAGTTTCTATATTTTAAGGAATGTTTCATTAGCAATTAGCAGTGAACGGGTATTACGAGAAATAGGTTTTGAGAGTGCTATGGATGCGTTGTTCTATAGAAGTGTAGCAAGAAGCATGGAGGAAATAGCTGACAATGTATGTGAAATAGCCAAAGTCTTGTTAACAAATGATGAATTAGATGAGAAGGCACGTAAAGATATGGCCGACCATGGAAACACTGTACTCATTTTGTTTGAAACTGCTATAGAGGCCTTCCTGCGTAAGAATTACGAATCGACAGATGCGGTTATTG includes:
- a CDS encoding phosphate uptake regulator PhoU; translation: MTSQDSINESRKQISGNNKEVRKIQFTGRSTYQLSLPKKWIKEMNLKPGDSVTIVRQFNNSLCIMPNILRDIGENYEAMISIGAYESNSSLARKLISVYLQGYNIIHVRCRERLTQRHKDAVKSILKHLVGAEMMSDSTNHFTVQVMMSLTPVTMSSIVRRMMVITSSMFRNVLHAAMNSDWQLAKLVSSTDDEIDRFSFYILRNVSLAISSERVLREIGFESAMDALFYRSVARSMEEIADNVCEIAKVLLTNDELDEKARKDMADHGNTVLILFETAIEAFLRKNYESTDAVIEKLEQIKNSIQLHHDNELALGLHAIVRHIKEIAEISLDQSVANISRL
- a CDS encoding deoxyhypusine synthase yields the protein MKELRRPIKDINIKKSSDINDVLNQMSNSGGFVARHMAEGLQILCDMIDDEKSFNFVSFVGAVISTGLRGIIKDMMKMQLFDAVITTCGALDHDVARTYSNYYEGDFRLDDEMLAKKNIHRLGNVLLPTKSYGALIESKVQKFLADNYNQGRKEIATYEFCEMFGKTLNASSFLYWASKNNIPVFVPGIMDGAIGSQIWLFAQRHRDFKINLIRDSDKLSELVFDAERSGALMIGGGISKHHTLWWNQFRGGLDYAVYITTAPEYDGSLSGALVREAISWGKVKKRAKQTTINGEATIVVPFLFAAMLKKFNAV